The following proteins come from a genomic window of Miscanthus floridulus cultivar M001 chromosome 2, ASM1932011v1, whole genome shotgun sequence:
- the LOC136539831 gene encoding putative MO25-like protein At4g17270 — MSFFFRMASRLRPSTPEEVVRSIKDSFLALHTRTHAKALEEVEKNISSLRLLIFGDGGVEPNQEQALQITLEICKEDVISLIVQNLPSLGWGVRKDLVLCWGILLRQKVYETYCCVQYIENHLELLDFLVGCYKNSDIALNCGNMLRECIKYPTLAKYILESGSFELFFEYVELPNFDIASDALNTFKDLLTKHEDVVAGFLSSHYEQFFELYSRLLSSTNYVTRRQAIKFLSEFLLEAPNSQMMKRYIVEVRFLNIMINLLKDSSKNIRICAFHVFKVFVANPNKPRCIIVALLDNRREVLKLLHNLPTSKGDDELDEEKDLIIQEIQKLA, encoded by the exons ATGTCCTTCTTCTTTCGCATGGCGTCGCGGCTGCGGCCGTCGACGCCGGAGGAGGTGGTCCGCTCCATCAAGGACTCCTTCCTCGCGCTCCACACGCGGACCCACGCCAAG GCTCTGGAAGAGGTCGAGAAAAATATCTCGTCGTTGAGATTGTTGATCTTTGGTGATGGAGGAGTAGAACCAAATCAAGAGCAGGCCCTGCAAATAACCCTTGAGATTTGCAAGGAGGACGTCATTTCCCTGATCGTCCAGAATCTGCCTTCCTTGGGTTGGGGA GTAAGAAAAGATCTGGTTCTCTGCTGGGGCATTTTGCTTAGGCAGAAGGTTTATGAAACCTATTGCTGCGTGCAGTATATTGAAAATCATCTGGAGCTTTTAGATTTCCTTGTTGGTTG CTACAAGAACTCGGATATTGCATTGAACTGTGGGAATATGTTAAGAGAATGCATAAAGTACCCTACACTTGCAAA ATACATATTGGAATCTGGTAGCTTTGAGCTGTTCTTTGAGTATGTTGAGCTGCCAAACTTTGATATTGCTTCAGATGCTCTGAACACCTTCAAG GATCTGCTTACCAAGCACGAAGATGTAGTCGCAGGGTTCTTGAGTTCCCACTACGAGCAG TTTTTTGAACTCTACTCAAGGCTCTTATCGTCAACTAATTATGTAACAAGAAGGCAGGCAATCAAG TTCCTTTCAGAGTTTCTACTAGAGGCTCCTAACTCTCAAATGATGAAGAGATACATTGTGGAAGTTCGCTTTTTAAATATTATGATCAATCTACTAAAG GATTCAAGCAAAAATATCAGAATATGTGCCTTCCATGTTTTTAAG GTATTTGTTGCCAATCCGAACAAGCCTCGGTGTATCATTGTAGCTTTGCTTGACAATCGCAGGGAGGTTTTGAAGCTACTCCATAATCTTCCTACAAGTAAAG GCGACGatgaacttgatgaggaaaaagaCCTAATCATTCAGGAAATCCAGAAGCTGGCATAG
- the LOC136539833 gene encoding arabinogalactan protein 1-like: MQADKEPAAAAAAAPAAGKPPSICDRLQRAFHARPAFRPLHRLTVRHQDGGGAAKPAAGAGDGANAAPGPAPKAKHSGPPLPAAPRSLTPPATAPQAERPVPVRLPAVTSKVAVGSGSTGPPVPVPPPDVMAGMATAADAKTGDISQQTTGKTRVSSRVRKALSSK; this comes from the coding sequence ATGCAGGCAGACAAGgagcctgcagctgcagctgccgcGGCCCCCGCCGCCGGGAAGCCGCCGAGCATCTGCGACAGGCTCCAGAGGGCCTTCCACGCCCGTCCAGCGTTCCGGCCCCTCCACCGCCTCACCGTCCGCCACCAGGACGGCGGAGGAGCTGCCAAGCCTGCCGCCGGTGCCGGTGATGGAGCCAAcgctgcgcctgggcctgcccctAAGGCTAAGCACAGCGGCCCGCCATTGCCGGCCGCGCCGCGGTCACTAACGCCGCCGGCCACAGCACCGCAGGCTGAGCGGCCGGTTCCTGTGCGCTTACCAGCCGTCACCAGTAAAGTGGCGGTCGGCAGCGGGTCAACGGGGCCGCCGGTGCCTGTGCCACCGCCGGACGTCATGGCGGGAATGGCGACAGCGGCGGATGCCAAGACCGGGGACATAAGCCAGCAGACCACAGGGAAGACCAGGGTGAGCTCCAGGGTCCGCAAGGCGCTCTCGTCCAAGTAA
- the LOC136537144 gene encoding E3 ubiquitin-protein ligase SP1-like, translated as MYGYGQHHRDGNGGGGRGGGGSGAGFLWGGLACCCAGAGCYLLGRSYAQSANELRSARRFSRMSDLSMTLAASSAYLPLVTLSGRVGSDTPIIGEQSGREAATVVNDVTQIFLKKEKNRKDVKEYIVVKKTKEKDGTEHLFLKNKENDDPDQWIRCSEEIFSKRKEVPWYLDDGTGRLEIVKDRSTDGSLLCLASEDFEKQPRSCGCECSIKILGLRRTEWILPIGAKLTVVGEAVKDDESGKILIKRPTNGGPFHVSRNSIDKIISNHGSDARLCKIWAATLAASGALLLGIGGYATMC; from the exons ATGTACGGGTACGGCCAGCACCACCGCGACGGCAATGGAGGCGGTGGCCGCGGAggtggcggcagcggcgccgGCTTCCTTTGGGGCGGCCTCGCGTGCTGCTGCGCCGGCGCGGGGTGCTACCTACTGGGGAGGAGCTATGCTCA GAGCGCCAACGAGCTGCGATCGGCCCGCAGGTTCTCCCGCATGTCTGATTTGT CTATGACACTGGCCGCCTCATCCGCATACCTTCCTCTTGTAACTCTCTCTGGAAGAGTTGGATCAGACACACCGATCATAGGCGAACAGAGTGGTCGGGAGGCTGCAACTGTAGTAAACGAT GTAACTCAGATCTTCTtgaagaaggagaagaacaggAAGGATGTCAAGGAATACATAGTGGTGAAGAAGACAAAGGAGAAAGATGGCACTGAACACTTATTCCTCAAGAATAAGGAAAATGATGATCCCGACCAATGGATACGATGTTCTGAGGAGATATTTTCGAAAAGAAAAGAGGTTCCTTGGTATCTG GATGATGGTACTGGCCGGTTGGAGATTGTCAAGGATCGTAGCACAGATGGTTCTCTTTTGTGCCTTGCAAGTGAGGATTTTGAGAAACAACCTCGTTCATGTGGATGTGAATGCTCAATCAAG ATACTTGGACTAAGGCGAACTGAATGGATTCTTCCAATCGGTGCTAAGTTAACTGTTGTTGGCGAG GCTGTTAAAGATGATGAATCTGGTAAAATTCTGATTAAACGTCCAACAAATGGTGGACCGTTTCATGTTTCAAGAAATAGCATTGATAAAATTATCTCAAATCATGGTAGTGACGCGAG GTTGTGCAAGATTTGGGCTGCGACATTGGCAGCTTCTGGCGCCCTGCTTCTTGGAATTGGAGGCTATGCCACCATGTGCTGA
- the LOC136539832 gene encoding uncharacterized protein: protein MANDWASGGWIKRLLAEDFSASCKEDRFCVPCAAAFCHHCCGAHHRGQGHEVVVRAEAEPGAAQGHSGSSSRGRDSFCVSCRAGFSAALCAHHSGHDTFRIDVCDGRYCARCTGSEPWFHVFDGIDAYYDEEKGHILVPLHPRPRCGGRS, encoded by the exons ATGGCGAACGACTGG GCCAGCGGCGGGTGGATCAAGCGGCTCCTCGCGGAGGACTTCTCCGCCAGCTGCAAGGAGGACCGCTTCTGCGTTCCCTGCGCCGCCGCCTTCTGCCACCACTGCTGCGGCGCGCACCACCGCGGCCAGGGCCACGAGGTCGTCGTCCGCGCCGAAGCCGAACCCGGCGCGGCGCAGGGCCActccggcagcagcagcaggggcaGGGACTCGTTCTGCGTGAGCTGCCGCGCGGGCTTCTCCGCCGCGCTGTGCGCGCACCACAGCGGCCACGACACCTTCCGCATCGACGTCTGCGACGGCCGCTACTGCGCTCGCTGCACGGGCTCCGAGCCCTGGTTCCACGTGTTCGACGGTATCGAT GCTTACTATGACGAGGAGAAGGGTCACATACTGGTTCCGCTGCATCCTCGTCCTCGTTGTGGTGGGCGCAGCTGA
- the LOC136530905 gene encoding probable galacturonosyltransferase-like 4, protein MPSNCAIVVVIAIFVVVIILSASHAVTGARVGTMMIRQPSSFLMFREAPAFRNGPECGAADGDGRVDIAMTLDANYLRGTMAAVLSILQHTACPESVAFHFLTADADDHGLAAALRASFPFLDLRVYRFDPSRVRDRISRSVRQELDQPLNYARVYLADTLPPDVRRVTYLDSDVIVVDDVRTLASVDLAGHVVAAPEYCHANFSNYFTDAFWSHPALNGTFHGRRPCYFNTGVMVMDVDKWRAGGYTRRVEEWMAVQKRRRIYHLGSLPPFLLVFAGHIRAVDHRWNQHGLGGDNVEGRCRGLHPGPISLLHWSGKGKPWLRLDARRPCSVDYLWAPYDLYRYSSPVIDEW, encoded by the coding sequence ATGCCTTCAAATTGTGCCATAGTAGTAGTTATCGCCAtctttgttgttgttattatcCTCAGCGCCAGCCACGCGGTCACCGGCGCCCGCGTTGGCACCATGATGATCCGGCAGCCTTCCTCCTTCCTGATGTTCAGGGAGGCGCCCGCGTTCCGGAACGGCCCCGAGTGCGGCGCGGCGGACGGCGACGGCCGGGTGGACATCGCCATGACGCTGGACGCCAACTACCTCCGCGGCACCATGGCCGCGGTGCTGTCCATCCTGCAGCACACGGCGTGCCCCGAGAGCGTGGCGTTCCACTTCCTCACCGCCGACGCCGACGACCACGGCCTCGCCGCCGCGCTGCGCGCCTCGTTCCCGTTCCTCGACCTCCGGGTGTACCGCTTCGACCCGTCGCGCGTCCGCGACCGCATCTCCCGGTCCGTGCGGCAGGAGCTGGACCAGCCGCTCAACTACGCGCGCGTCTACCTCGCCGACACGCTCCCGCCCGACGTGCGCCGCGTCACGTACCTCGACTCCGACGTGATCGTGGTGGACGACGTCCGGACGCTGGCGTCCGTCGACCTCGCGGGCCACGTGGTGGCGGCGCCCGAGTACTGCCACGCCAACTTCAGCAACTACTTCACGGACGCCTTCTGGTCGCACCCGGCGCTCAACGGCACCTTCCACGGCCGCCGGCCCTGCTACTTCAACACGGGCGTCATGGTCATGGACGTCGACAAGTGGCGCGCCGGCGGGTACACGCGCCGGGTGGAGGAGTGGATGGCCGTGCAGAAGCGCCGCCGGATCTACCACCTCGGCTCGCTGCCGCCGTTCCTGCTCGTCTTCGCGGGCCACATCCGGGCGGTGGACCACCGGTGGAACCAGCACGGGCTCGGCGGCGACAACGTCGAGGGCCGTTGCCGGGGTCTCCACCCGGGCCCTATCAGTCTCCTTCACTGGAGCGGCAAGGGTAAGCCGTGGCTCCGCCTCGACGCCCGGCGGCCGTGCTCCGTCGACTACCTCTGGGCGCCCTACGACCTATACCGTTACTCGTCGCCGGTGATTGACGAGTGGTGA
- the LOC136530913 gene encoding ER membrane protein complex subunit 4-like, with translation MEKGKGLARRWAVELPDASSSPTVPDPPGFTRSAPDADDAAGARQRKDSETAWKAQKAWEVAQAPFKNLMMMGFMMWMAGSTVHLFSIGITFSALWQPLNALRSVGKVFEPFKDPRVDTIAPKLLFIALNLAAMGLGVWKLNTLGLLPTNPSDWVSSLAPAREVEYAGGGVPLI, from the exons ATGGAGAAGGGAAAGGGCCTCGCTCGCCGCTGGGCGGTGGAGCTCCCCGacgcctcctcctcccccaccgtcCCCGACCCGCCCGGCTTCACCAGATCCGCGCCCGACGCG GACGACGCCGCGGGTGCGCGCCAGCGCAAGGACTCCGAGACTGCATGGAAGGCGCAG AAAGCTTGGGAAGTCGCGCAGGCGCCGTTCaagaacttgatgatgatgggATTCATGATGTGGATGGCAGGGAGCACCGTCCACCTCTTCAGCATCGGAATTACCTTCTCTGCTCTGTGGCAACCCCTCAACGCGCTCCGTTCTGTTGGGAAAG TTTTTGAACCATTTAAGGACCCAAGGGTGGATACTATTGCTCCTAAGTTACTCTTTATTGCCCTCAATTTAGCTGCCATGGGTTTGGGTGTATGGAAG CTTAATACATTGGGCCTTCTTCCAACAAATCCATCAGATTGGGTATCTTCACTGGCTCCTGCTCGG GAGGTTGAATATGCCGGAGGAGGGGTCCCCTTAATTTAA
- the LOC136539830 gene encoding peptide methionine sulfoxide reductase B5-like — protein MASGDNSKQRSEEEWRAVLSPEQFRILRQKGTELPGTGEYNKFYGDGVYNCAGCGTPLYKSTTKFDSGCGWPAFFEGLPGTINRTPDPDGRRVEITCAACGGHLGHVFKGEGFKTPTDERHCVNSVSIKFSPSS, from the exons ATGGCGTCGGGGGACAACAGCAAGCAGAGGAGCGAGGAGGAGTGGCGCGCCGTCCTCTCCCCCGAGCAGTTCCGCATCCTCCGCCAGAAGGGCACCGA GTTACCTGGGACAGGAGAGTACAACAAATTCTATGGCGACGGGGTTTATAACTGTGCTGGCTGCGGGACTCCCCTGTACAAGTCCACCACAAAATTCGATTCTGGCTGTGGCTGGCCTGCATTCTTTGAGGGGCTTCCAGGAACCATAAACCGAACA CCGGATCCTGATGGTAGGCGGGTAGAGATCACATGTGCAGCTTGCGGTGGGCATTTGGGCCATGTGTTCAAGGGAGAAGGCTTCAAGACACCTACTGATGAGCGCCACTGCGTGAACAGTGTTTCTATCAAGTTCAGTCCTAGCTCCTAG